One stretch of Lytechinus variegatus isolate NC3 chromosome 17, Lvar_3.0, whole genome shotgun sequence DNA includes these proteins:
- the LOC121431048 gene encoding uncharacterized protein LOC121431048 isoform X2 encodes MVHKGLIVTLCLLVAFHDLADAARNRNKPRRNRLNKQVKRQRNSESNSDRMEGRQTDTCADLNKKVLKLKYDREVDSNSSASFVMWPTPARPIRHGVAFPSPTPARISTCPTVPLEPNVDGDRWPRVIMVARCECQHCYLGSRAQRIIPQTNDNENENCPADETPNPAGYCRPIERDIAVLRKSGCAGDFAQYTWGTERVTVGCECVIGPRP; translated from the exons ATGGTACACAAGGGATTGATCGTGACGCTGTGCTTACTGGTGGCGTTCCATGACTTAGCCGATGCTGCACGAAACAGGAACAAACCGAGGAGAAACAGACTCAACAAACAAGTCAAAAGGCAGAGAAACTCGGAATCAAACTCGGACAGGATGGAAGGACGACAAACAGACACTTGCGCTGACCTGAACAAGAAGGTGTTGAAGTTGAAATATGACAGAGAAGTTGACTCGAATAGTTCAGCCAGTTTTGTGATGTGGCCTACGCCCGCACGGCCCATCAGACACGGAGTTGCTTTCCCCTCACCTACACCCGCAAGGATAAGCACGTGCCCCACTGTGCC GCTGGAACCAAACGTGGACGGTGACAGGTGGCCAAGAGTAATCATGGTGGCAAGGTGCGAATGCCAACATTGCTACCTTGGATCTAGAGCCCAGAGAATAATACCGCAGACCAACGACAACGAAAACGAGAACTGCCCAGCCGATGAGACCCCCAACCCAGCCGGCTACTGTCGGCCGATCGAAAGGGACATCGCCGTCCTGAGGAAATCGGGCTGCGCAGGTGATTTTGCGCAATACACATGGGGCACGGAGCGGGTAACTGTTGGATGCGAATGTGTGATTGGGCCTAGGCCCTAA
- the LOC121431048 gene encoding uncharacterized protein LOC121431048 isoform X1 produces MVSIREMVHKGLIVTLCLLVAFHDLADAARNRNKPRRNRLNKQVKRQRNSESNSDRMEGRQTDTCADLNKKVLKLKYDREVDSNSSASFVMWPTPARPIRHGVAFPSPTPARISTCPTVPLEPNVDGDRWPRVIMVARCECQHCYLGSRAQRIIPQTNDNENENCPADETPNPAGYCRPIERDIAVLRKSGCAGDFAQYTWGTERVTVGCECVIGPRP; encoded by the exons ATGGTGTCGATCAGG GAAATGGTACACAAGGGATTGATCGTGACGCTGTGCTTACTGGTGGCGTTCCATGACTTAGCCGATGCTGCACGAAACAGGAACAAACCGAGGAGAAACAGACTCAACAAACAAGTCAAAAGGCAGAGAAACTCGGAATCAAACTCGGACAGGATGGAAGGACGACAAACAGACACTTGCGCTGACCTGAACAAGAAGGTGTTGAAGTTGAAATATGACAGAGAAGTTGACTCGAATAGTTCAGCCAGTTTTGTGATGTGGCCTACGCCCGCACGGCCCATCAGACACGGAGTTGCTTTCCCCTCACCTACACCCGCAAGGATAAGCACGTGCCCCACTGTGCC GCTGGAACCAAACGTGGACGGTGACAGGTGGCCAAGAGTAATCATGGTGGCAAGGTGCGAATGCCAACATTGCTACCTTGGATCTAGAGCCCAGAGAATAATACCGCAGACCAACGACAACGAAAACGAGAACTGCCCAGCCGATGAGACCCCCAACCCAGCCGGCTACTGTCGGCCGATCGAAAGGGACATCGCCGTCCTGAGGAAATCGGGCTGCGCAGGTGATTTTGCGCAATACACATGGGGCACGGAGCGGGTAACTGTTGGATGCGAATGTGTGATTGGGCCTAGGCCCTAA